cttcacattaCTCTTGCACACTTCCGTACCTTCGTAACACTTCCATTACCAAGGTTTCGATAGGTGCACCATAAAACCCAGATGTTACGTTGACTAATAATCACCAATATTTACCATTTTCAAGTTAGATTCTTCCTCCTCCAGTAACAGTTATAAAAGTGGACAGTTCTATTTTAATCTTGTAGACGCGTTATACCCTAATTCCCATTTGTTCTAGGTCATACTCTACACATTTTCTGCATAAATTTCCTGTGCTTGCCATCTTACTAAAACCCAATCTATTCTCCTGAATACATGCCACTTACTCTTGCTTACTAGTCTGTAGATACTGCACCATGCAATTTCAATTACATGACCTTCATTCCAGCCATGAAGAACTAGACATTCACTAAAACCAGAAGAAACTTTttacttcatatattttattatcttgacTAACTACATGTACTTAGTAAATGTTAAAGCCAAGTAGACAAATATGAGGcctttttcaattttacatatagtatgcatattaaaaaataaataaatatggattcaGATATTTATCATTTCAATGTCCAAAGGGTACTATCAAACCCCACTCGTAAACAGTGGTGTTAGCGAATCCTTTGAAATAATCTAGCACACTTCGACACCTCAGCAATATTTGCAGTTGCTAAGGAGGCTATATGAAGGTGCACCCTTCCTCAAAAAACAAACTTTTAACACTTGAAAACCAGTTTCAAAACTGCCATTTCTATCTctcatgaaataaaatgaatgacagtcaatatttccacacacacacacacctccaccCCCACTAAGAAATCTAGAAGTTCATATTCTACTTGAAAAAATTACACTGCACATGGTGTCTTGAACCAAAAAGGACTTGTGTCTTGTCAATAAAATGTATCCATTTCAGTCACCCGGCTCAAGTtttacaatttcatgtaaaaccataaaaaagaaacaagatgAAAAGTGGTTTACATTCCCTTTGCAAGAGCAAACACTATAACATGAATATCTGAAACTTTCTTTCATGTGTACCACAGCTAAGTTGAGAAATATTAATTTCCCATGCTAACCTGAATCCGTGGGGAAGTCAGATcctgttccaattttttttcaagacaataCAGTAAATCAACCTGCTTTACTGTATTCTTAACATTCTTTACGGATTGTTGGTTCTATTTATATCAAAAGCTACTTTTCAACATTTTAATGTCTTTATACTACTCTGTCATTTCTGCTGAAATTATACAACCATTTTCAAGTTTCGCTACTTAACATCTATATTAGCCTACTCAAAATTTACCTTTATAGTTACCATTACACTGTATTCCACAGTATAACATGCTTTTAAACTAAACTTTTCAGAGCCTTATTCTTAAGCATACTGATCTCAAACTACTACTCATGGTAAGAAATCCTTCAATTCCTGTAGCTCTACTTCCATAAAAATTTATCCAGTAGCTTATTTCCATAGGAATTTATAAATgcctaatgtattttttttacaaaaggacTATGCAAACTGAATATATCCAAAGCTCAAGTAACAACAACAGTAGATCTCTGAATGCTTATGACAATAATAATTCTACCGAATCCACAGCACAACCAATCAAAATTAAACAATTTGTTTATCCTAGCAAACACCAAAAGTGGTGGTGTTCACAGGTTCCATGAAATATTCTAGCAAGCAAAAGTCTTAATACCAAACTTGCTTTGATTTTGGGCATACCAAAAAGTTTaaaatactgttaccgacctgtCTGATTCAGGAATACTTCAGCATATAACAATTGTAATGCTAGACTACTGCAAATTCTCAATGCAAACTCTCCAATAAATTTAACAAAggcatgacaaaataataacctGCCAGACTTTAAAATGGTACCTTATAACTGAATAAgaaaatgttcatatttttcttttatgaccCATTAACTGTCGCTTCTATACAACACTAGAAAACTAACCTGGTTAACACGACGAAGAGGAGACACATCAACAGCCTGCCTTCTTACTGTACCAGCACGACCAATACGTGTGGAGTCTTCTCGGGGTCCTGAGTTGATGATGGCATTGACAACAACCTGGACTGGATTCTGAGAGTAATAGATATATTTTGATTAGCAACAATACAAATTCTAAACATAACACTTCCAAAAAAACACAAccatgagaaaaaataaattaagacaaaCACTTACCTCACCAGTAAGAAGGTGAATGATTTCAAAGGAGTGCTTCACAATTCGTACTGCAAGGAGCTTCTTGCCATTGTTACGACCGTGCATCATAAGAGAGTTAGTCAACCTCTCAACAATTGGGCACTGGGCTTTGCGGAATCGCTTCGCAGCATACCTTCCAGCTGAATGTGGCAAATATTTAGCATAGTACTTCTTCACAGCAATATAAtcctaaaagtaaaaaataaaaagagattactaccattattaactTCACTGTGTTGTACAAGAcctcttgttcattttttttttttaaaacctgttTTGAGCACCAGAGGATAAACAtcatataatgatttttttcatttaaattttaggATATTGTCGCATCTTTGGCCTAGTTTTTCGAACAGTTTGTTCTGTATACAATGTATAAATAAGTAATACAATGAAATATACCTTGTAATTTGGGAAGTTCTATCcccaaaaaaagttaaaatttaacaatattaatgagattttttaatcaatttgtatttttcataacagaAGGTCCTGAGGTCTTGACAAAAGGATAATTAAAAGACTAACCACAACACATGTATGACATAcattccatttaaaaaaatatatatttgactaAAGCACTAAAATTAATCATGCATTATGTACAGTTACAACACATGTATTGTCCTTTCTTCATATAAATGTCATGTTCAAGGGTTTTTTCCATACCAAATATATGTAATAAGTAACTaaaatcataaggagaaaagTTCTAAAAATTACCATCATTCAATATATCTTTACTGAGCAATGAATTGTGTTgtctttcatttataaaaatgtaaCTGAGGTAACAAATACTACATTTGTCACATCTAACACACTGTATCAAGATATTTACGCCATTGAGGTTTGTATGCATCACTTACTGGACACTATGAATGTTAAGCTTTGGCGACCTATGGCAGGAGGTTGGGAAAGTTAAAGTGAAGAGAAAATTGACAGAAGTCATGAAGCACTATTTATTAGAGATATATGACTAAGTTTTAAAACTGAAACTGATCATACTATGCTCAAAATTCTAGGACAGAGAAGAGTttcctaataataaaaaaaataaaaaaaaatgtgcacacCCATTAAAACTTCACTGTATGCTTTACAGGTACAGTGTAATGTGTAGTTAAAAAGCAACCACACTTCCCTCAAAACGGAAAGAGATGCTGCACAACAACAATTTCTCTATGCCTACTTTTCAATACTCATACTCTCAATAGCAAAAGAGTTCTAAAGATTACGAAAATCTCAAGAGACTCCAATAATACTTAGTATGACCATTTCTGATCCATGGAAAACAGTTTATTATTTAATGTCTCAAACTATACTCCATGTAAAAAGACCTGGATTAATAGGTTAGGTTACTATTCATCAGGTATGAGCTGATGAGGGACCAGATTTGAAATAGGCATGCTAAAAATTCCCAAGacttaaattaaaatatctaactCAAAACATTATTTCACTATTCTCTATGCCTAAAAATCTACATTTAGTTGTGATTGTGGATGGAATGTTCGACAAATGAGGTACCACAGTACTATTTTACAAACCCTCAGAACACCCTATTCATTTACAAACCATTCAAGTTTCATGCCACTTCTTTGACACTTTTAATAATGTTAAAATTTGGTCTCCGGGGTATTTTCAATATCTGCAGATGTAGCAATGCTAGTTGAGGATTCCAGAACAGCTGCTCAGTCACATTCACAATCATAATCCTTGTAAATAGCCACTGCCATCATGTATAACACAGTAAATATTTCTGAACAGACCAATAAAGTAAGCTAGAATcagcaaatagttgaaacccctattaAAATGcctaaactgcctattttgtcagttaacactcaagaaaaccccactaaaattgtaaagagctattttttttttttttttttttatggagtggatatttcttatataaaaatagcGTGAATAGGAGAATTTCCCGCGAATATTGGGGGTACATGTTCAGGAAAGAGATCCCCAAATCCAGAGTgcgcgaatacagggggttcaCTGTACATGACCAATATTTTCTagtctaaacagagagagagagagagagagagagagagagagagagagagagagagagagagagagagagagagagagagagcacattagGTGGGTAATTTAAATATTATGATGCATGTTTGTACATGATGCACAGTGTATAGATGCACACACAACACATTCCAACGTACcctattttcctttgtatttcaaGTCAAGAGTACATTTGACTGTGTAGTTCTCAAAATTATGTAAGTACAAGTTCAAAAGACTAAGTTCGACAGCATAGCAATTAATTCTTTCATATACCAATTTATATCTTTAAGAGTCAAGGTTCCC
This window of the Macrobrachium nipponense isolate FS-2020 chromosome 5, ASM1510439v2, whole genome shotgun sequence genome carries:
- the LOC135215439 gene encoding uncharacterized protein LOC135215439; translated protein: MADFDDGAEEAPATPAPVIEAAPELPEIKLFGKWSLDDVQLSDMSLQDYIAVKKYYAKYLPHSAGRYAAKRFRKAQCPIVERLTNSLMMHGRNNGKKLLAVRIVKHSFEIIHLLTGENPVQVVVNAIINSGPREDSTRIGRAGTVRRQAVDVSPLRRVNQAIWLLTTGAREAAFRNIKTIAECLADELINAAKGSSNSYAIKKKDELERVAKSNR